A single region of the Streptococcus sanguinis genome encodes:
- a CDS encoding glycosyltransferase family 4 protein codes for MKKKILFISPTGTLDNGAEISIVNLMEYLVQTGHQVINAIPDYHVAVQQDYISSLAALAIETIALPSVKWWWEDAPGGLPDSPETRARSYQDNTSALRKILTERKIDLVITNTVNMFQGAVAAACEDVPHFWLIHEFPDGEFGYYKEKLDFISDYSQEIFAVRGALQRQLQELLPDRKVLSFAPFTKIHPTDTGERDRAERRIVSVGRLTERKNQLELIKAYNQLSQPKPALVFIGAWDEEYKKKCDTYISEHQVKNISFLGHKDNPWAEVTAADLAVFPSAMETFGLVYIEAIMNGLPTILSDNPGHLSAYEIFEEGQLYSSGNIEELADKINIALANFERLKDQSVANLDKIQERYTVQSVYQTLLDKIENTEMYQVNSLRHVKCLLDTNLPSQPASSFLRKVKNKLLSGRRG; via the coding sequence ATGAAAAAAAAGATATTATTCATTTCGCCGACTGGAACGCTGGATAATGGAGCTGAAATCTCTATTGTCAATTTGATGGAATACTTGGTCCAGACGGGCCATCAGGTTATCAATGCGATTCCGGATTATCATGTAGCCGTTCAGCAGGACTATATATCCAGCTTGGCTGCCTTGGCTATTGAGACTATAGCCTTGCCGTCAGTTAAATGGTGGTGGGAGGATGCGCCTGGTGGCCTGCCAGATAGTCCTGAGACTAGAGCTCGGTCATATCAGGATAATACCTCAGCGCTCAGAAAGATACTAACGGAGCGAAAGATTGATTTGGTTATTACCAATACGGTCAATATGTTTCAAGGTGCAGTGGCAGCGGCCTGCGAGGATGTTCCGCATTTCTGGCTGATTCATGAATTTCCTGACGGAGAGTTTGGCTACTATAAGGAAAAGCTGGATTTTATCAGTGATTATTCACAGGAAATATTTGCAGTTAGAGGTGCCTTGCAGAGACAGTTACAGGAGCTGCTGCCAGACAGAAAAGTCTTGTCTTTTGCCCCTTTTACGAAAATTCATCCTACTGATACAGGAGAAAGGGATAGAGCCGAAAGGCGTATCGTGTCTGTTGGACGTTTGACAGAGCGGAAGAATCAATTAGAATTGATAAAAGCCTATAACCAGCTATCTCAGCCAAAACCGGCTTTGGTTTTTATTGGTGCCTGGGATGAGGAGTACAAGAAAAAATGCGATACTTATATCTCTGAACACCAGGTCAAAAATATTAGTTTCTTGGGGCACAAGGACAATCCTTGGGCAGAGGTGACGGCAGCAGACCTAGCGGTATTTCCGTCTGCAATGGAAACCTTTGGCTTAGTCTATATTGAAGCGATTATGAATGGCCTTCCGACCATTTTGTCGGACAATCCTGGTCATCTATCCGCCTATGAAATCTTTGAAGAAGGTCAGCTCTATTCATCTGGCAATATCGAGGAGTTGGCTGATAAGATAAACATTGCCTTGGCAAACTTTGAGAGATTAAAAGACCAGTCGGTGGCCAATCTTGACAAGATTCAAGAGCGTTACACAGTTCAGAGTGTTTACCAAACCTTATTGGATAAGATTGAAAACACTGAAATGTACCAGGTTAACTCCTTGCGTCATGTCAAATGCTTATTGGATACAAATTTACCTTCTCAACCAGCCAGCTCTTTCTTACGCAAAGTGAAAAATAAGCTGCTTTCTGGTAGAAGAGGTTAA
- a CDS encoding ABC transporter permease translates to MDFFSKKNRILLKELIKTDFKLRYQGSLVGYLWSILKPLMMFTIMYLVFVRFLRFDDGTPHYTVGLLLGMVFWSFFTEATNMGMLSIVSRGDLLRKLNFPKHTIVISSVLGAAINFLINLVVVFLFALINQVEFGLHTLVIIPLFLEVLVLAMGCALMLSSLFVKYRDIGPIWEVALQAGMYASPIIYSLTFLLQRKQFFVAKIMMLNPIAQMLQDMRHFIVSPVNVRGWDIVNNKLIALIPYLIPFVILALGLFFFNKNAKRFAEIL, encoded by the coding sequence ATGGATTTTTTTAGTAAAAAAAATCGTATTCTTTTGAAAGAATTAATCAAGACGGATTTTAAGTTGCGTTATCAAGGGTCTTTGGTCGGTTATCTTTGGTCGATTTTGAAGCCATTGATGATGTTTACTATCATGTATCTGGTCTTTGTCCGCTTTTTGCGCTTTGATGACGGAACGCCCCACTATACAGTAGGACTCTTGCTGGGGATGGTCTTCTGGTCTTTCTTTACCGAAGCCACCAATATGGGCATGCTTTCCATCGTTTCTCGGGGAGATTTGCTTCGTAAATTAAACTTTCCCAAGCATACCATTGTCATTTCATCGGTTCTTGGAGCGGCAATCAATTTTCTGATTAATCTGGTCGTTGTTTTCCTTTTCGCCTTGATCAATCAGGTGGAATTCGGCTTGCATACGCTAGTGATTATTCCTCTTTTTCTGGAGGTATTGGTCTTGGCAATGGGCTGTGCCCTCATGCTGTCTTCCTTGTTTGTGAAGTATCGGGATATTGGACCGATTTGGGAAGTGGCTCTTCAAGCAGGAATGTATGCTAGTCCTATTATTTACTCTCTGACCTTTCTTTTGCAGCGGAAGCAATTCTTTGTCGCTAAAATTATGATGCTCAATCCGATTGCTCAGATGCTGCAGGATATGCGCCATTTCATCGTTTCTCCTGTCAATGTTAGAGGCTGGGATATCGTGAATAACAAACTAATCGCCCTCATTCCTTACTTGATTCCTTTTGTGATATTGGCTCTAGGTTTGTTCTTCTTTAATAAAAATGCTAAGAGATTTGCGGAGATTTTATAA
- a CDS encoding rhamnan synthesis F family protein, with protein sequence MKDLISVVVTCYNHQDYIEQCLRSIFEQTYRNIELLVLDDGSSDHSAEIIESVLVDSPFSTRFESHENMGVVKTRNKALQQIQGTYFIFVDSDDFLDSDYIESFYTSMVQEEADIVYGDLYDLDKKEVYLKSRPFDKLAFLTENYISNCSLIRRSVADGIYYDEALNREKLEDYDFLLNLIINQGAKPVYDAKTKLNYRVFDKESISKRDSTRYHYEMYLKILRKYVRKIPDDIYQALGKNIFTLEGRLDELIQHMDKVNDYVLELQEDQRQLHKNLDSLKSRLRTIKEQRDEAIQEQFRIRRSISYRLGNGVITPLKRLARLVKNPRSIKAVLSRIKQQLVRLKRQVKSPKVYYYQWLRNSQREKALASVSSGEKVLVYVIFESEPRLQQYKLIFLEKLAALADKTFIVVNGVLVAEDLETLGQYGQVLVRDNTGYDTAAFREGILSLGKETLQHCSQLMLVNDTNIGPMSDLAAVFQTMAGRNLDFWGISYGETQEDITGFNRYGYIPNHLQSYFLVIEPLLLQSEEFYDYWQVLTDTDSREEAIGKHETTFTKYFADLGYRYDALVHENRDSAMYIHPLRMLKAGCPLIKYTSLKNYDDQQFLWQGLERESEVPDLLDYVREKTDYPVEILENIVQKFKAVPRDQYILIIDGVENIIPQCTRYRVLNKAEQLRKNGFAVKAVNASEFSLTQAQYASHIIIYRAPWSAQLQLLCDLAREEHKPVYFDIDDLVFDTLYTDQLSYTQGLSEKEKGNYDAGVKNYWKMLAACDGAITSTNQLKEELLKYKDSVLLNRNLASSELIAVSSQFLKEDFGADDGIKIGYFSGSISHNENFELIKPAIKEVLDNYPSVELHIVGHLDIPQDMKQYTQRIVVHEYVDWKALPQLISQVDINLAPLVDSVFNRAKSEIKWIEAALVKVPTIASHIGAFSDMMIDGQTGLLAKDGEWKEKLESLILSTDLRRELAENAYAFVLENCSLDKKDEMVTYFEKK encoded by the coding sequence ATGAAAGATTTAATATCTGTTGTTGTAACTTGTTACAACCATCAAGATTACATTGAACAGTGTTTGCGCAGTATTTTTGAGCAGACCTATCGAAATATTGAGTTACTGGTATTGGATGATGGCTCCTCTGACCATTCTGCTGAAATCATAGAGTCTGTCTTGGTGGATTCCCCTTTTTCGACGCGGTTTGAAAGCCATGAAAATATGGGGGTTGTCAAGACAAGAAACAAGGCTTTGCAGCAAATTCAAGGCACTTATTTTATTTTTGTGGATAGTGACGATTTTCTGGATTCGGACTATATTGAGAGCTTCTACACAAGCATGGTGCAAGAGGAGGCAGACATTGTCTATGGTGATTTGTATGATCTTGATAAAAAGGAAGTTTACCTTAAATCACGGCCATTTGACAAGCTAGCTTTCTTAACGGAGAATTATATTTCCAACTGTTCTCTCATTCGTCGTTCGGTTGCTGATGGTATTTATTATGATGAAGCTCTGAATCGTGAAAAACTGGAAGACTATGATTTCCTTTTAAACTTAATTATCAATCAAGGAGCGAAACCTGTTTATGATGCAAAAACAAAGCTGAATTATCGGGTCTTTGATAAGGAATCAATCTCTAAACGGGATTCTACGAGATATCATTACGAAATGTATCTGAAAATATTGCGTAAGTATGTGAGAAAGATACCAGATGATATTTACCAAGCTCTGGGCAAGAACATATTTACACTGGAAGGTCGTTTGGATGAACTGATTCAGCATATGGATAAAGTGAACGACTATGTTCTTGAACTGCAGGAGGATCAGCGGCAGTTACATAAAAATCTAGACTCCTTGAAATCCAGACTGAGAACGATAAAAGAACAGCGAGATGAGGCTATTCAGGAGCAGTTTCGTATTCGCCGATCTATTTCCTATCGCTTGGGGAATGGTGTGATTACGCCATTGAAACGTCTGGCTCGATTAGTCAAAAATCCTCGCAGTATCAAAGCTGTTTTAAGTCGGATTAAGCAACAGCTGGTTCGTTTGAAACGCCAAGTTAAGTCTCCTAAGGTTTATTATTATCAATGGCTGCGGAACTCTCAACGAGAAAAAGCTCTTGCTTCAGTTTCAAGCGGCGAAAAAGTCTTAGTCTATGTCATTTTTGAATCCGAGCCACGCTTGCAGCAGTACAAACTTATCTTTTTAGAAAAGTTAGCAGCTTTGGCTGATAAGACTTTCATCGTCGTTAACGGCGTACTGGTTGCAGAAGATTTAGAAACTTTAGGACAGTATGGTCAAGTCTTGGTGCGGGATAATACCGGCTATGATACAGCAGCTTTTCGTGAAGGTATTCTTTCCTTGGGAAAGGAAACGTTGCAGCATTGTTCTCAGCTGATGCTCGTCAATGACACCAATATCGGACCTATGAGTGATTTAGCGGCTGTCTTTCAAACTATGGCTGGCCGAAATCTTGATTTTTGGGGAATTTCCTATGGTGAGACCCAGGAAGATATTACTGGATTTAACCGCTATGGTTACATTCCCAACCACCTACAGTCTTATTTTTTGGTGATTGAGCCTTTGCTGCTTCAGTCCGAAGAATTCTACGACTATTGGCAAGTGCTGACTGATACGGATTCAAGGGAAGAGGCTATTGGAAAACATGAAACGACTTTTACCAAGTACTTTGCTGACTTGGGCTATCGTTACGATGCCCTGGTTCACGAAAATCGGGATTCGGCTATGTATATTCATCCATTAAGGATGTTAAAGGCAGGCTGTCCTCTGATTAAGTATACTTCTTTGAAGAATTATGATGATCAGCAGTTTTTATGGCAAGGTTTGGAAAGAGAATCGGAAGTTCCTGATTTGTTGGACTATGTTCGGGAGAAGACAGATTATCCAGTCGAGATTCTTGAAAATATAGTTCAAAAATTTAAAGCAGTGCCCCGTGATCAATATATTCTCATCATTGATGGCGTAGAGAATATCATTCCACAGTGTACGCGCTACCGTGTACTCAATAAGGCAGAGCAGCTTAGAAAGAATGGCTTTGCAGTGAAAGCGGTCAATGCGTCTGAGTTTAGTCTGACTCAAGCCCAGTATGCCAGCCACATCATTATCTACCGCGCTCCTTGGTCCGCCCAGCTCCAGCTTTTATGCGATTTGGCTCGGGAGGAGCATAAGCCAGTCTATTTTGATATTGATGATTTGGTCTTTGATACCCTTTATACGGATCAGCTTAGCTATACCCAAGGTTTGTCTGAGAAGGAAAAGGGCAATTACGATGCTGGGGTGAAGAATTACTGGAAAATGTTGGCGGCTTGTGATGGGGCGATTACCTCCACTAATCAGTTAAAAGAGGAATTGCTCAAATACAAGGACTCAGTTCTGCTGAATCGTAATCTGGCGTCCAGCGAATTGATTGCGGTTAGCTCGCAGTTCTTGAAGGAAGACTTTGGTGCAGACGACGGAATCAAAATCGGTTATTTCTCTGGTTCCATCAGCCACAATGAAAATTTTGAGCTCATCAAGCCGGCTATCAAAGAAGTGCTGGACAACTACCCATCCGTGGAGCTTCATATTGTAGGGCACTTGGATATCCCGCAGGATATGAAACAATATACGCAGCGTATTGTTGTCCATGAGTATGTGGACTGGAAGGCCTTGCCTCAGTTGATTAGTCAGGTTGATATTAATCTAGCTCCGCTGGTTGACTCAGTCTTTAATCGGGCCAAGTCAGAAATCAAGTGGATAGAAGCAGCTCTAGTCAAGGTGCCAACGATTGCCAGTCATATCGGTGCTTTTTCTGATATGATGATTGACGGTCAGACTGGACTTTTGGCTAAAGATGGTGAATGGAAAGAAAAGCTGGAAAGCCTGATTCTTTCTACGGATTTACGCAGAGAACTGGCGGAGAATGCCTACGCTTTTGTATTAGAAAATTGCAGTTTAGATAAAAAAGATGAAATGGTGACTTATTTTGAAAAGAAATAA
- a CDS encoding ABC transporter ATP-binding protein, with protein MSNNIAVKVDHVSKFFRLPTEATQSLRTSLVNRFKGIKGYKEQHVLKDISFEVEKGDFYGIVGRNGSGKSTLLKIISEIYIPEKGKVTIDGKLVSFIELGVGFNPELTGRENVYMNGAMLGFSTEEVDAMYDDIVEFAELGEFMNQKLKNYSSGMQVRLAFSVAIKAQGDILILDEVLAVGDEAFQRKCNDYFKDRKESGKTTILVTHDMGAVKKYCNKAVLIENGLVKAIGNPDDVANQYSLDNATETKAMNEGFQVENAAVSDLKVKLLHSPQISPEQEIEFEISYQVNQDLPTYVSFSLTDIDRTIWLYNDNSMDQPTEGPGQKRLTYKCHVSQINNAKLKLQVSVRDQEEQILAFADSQNNPVILINRQDIKDDDVSAKDSATGLIQRNGSWKISQS; from the coding sequence ATGTCAAATAATATTGCAGTAAAAGTCGACCATGTAAGTAAATTCTTTCGATTGCCTACTGAGGCTACTCAGAGTTTGAGAACCAGTCTGGTCAATCGTTTTAAGGGGATCAAAGGCTACAAAGAACAGCATGTTTTGAAAGATATTTCCTTTGAGGTCGAAAAAGGTGACTTCTACGGGATTGTTGGCCGCAATGGATCTGGTAAGTCCACCCTCCTGAAAATTATCTCTGAGATTTATATTCCGGAGAAGGGCAAGGTAACTATTGATGGTAAGTTGGTTTCCTTTATCGAACTGGGTGTTGGTTTCAATCCAGAACTAACTGGCCGCGAAAATGTCTATATGAATGGTGCCATGCTGGGATTCTCAACAGAAGAAGTAGATGCCATGTACGATGATATCGTGGAGTTTGCTGAGTTGGGAGAGTTTATGAACCAAAAGCTCAAGAACTACTCCAGCGGTATGCAGGTGCGTTTGGCCTTTTCTGTGGCCATCAAGGCTCAGGGTGATATTCTGATTTTGGACGAGGTCTTGGCTGTTGGGGACGAAGCCTTTCAGCGTAAGTGTAATGACTACTTCAAAGATCGCAAGGAGTCAGGTAAGACGACCATTCTGGTGACCCATGACATGGGAGCTGTTAAAAAATATTGTAATAAGGCCGTCTTGATTGAAAATGGCTTGGTCAAGGCTATCGGCAATCCAGATGATGTGGCCAACCAGTATAGTCTGGACAATGCGACTGAAACAAAAGCCATGAACGAAGGATTCCAGGTTGAGAATGCGGCAGTTTCTGATTTGAAGGTTAAGCTCTTGCATTCGCCTCAGATTTCACCTGAACAAGAGATTGAATTTGAAATTTCTTATCAGGTAAATCAAGACCTACCGACCTATGTTTCCTTTTCTCTGACAGATATCGATCGAACCATCTGGCTTTATAATGATAATTCCATGGATCAGCCGACAGAAGGACCTGGACAGAAGCGCTTGACTTACAAGTGCCATGTGTCACAGATAAATAACGCTAAGTTAAAGCTGCAGGTTTCAGTGCGGGATCAGGAAGAACAAATTCTAGCCTTCGCAGACTCTCAGAACAACCCAGTTATCTTAATCAATCGTCAGGATATTAAGGATGATGATGTCTCTGCTAAGGATTCTGCCACTGGCTTAATCCAGCGTAATGGCAGTTGGAAGATTTCTCAATCATAA
- a CDS encoding DUF2142 domain-containing protein has product MKRNKEVKVENIFLLLASIFVLTFMIAQPINRVPDETNHARMTWEIFHKPTSRTYKWMDKIPSTPNVSPAEYKQLFSEKIDLAQEEFTFGFNLKAISFLPQLLGMTLGSMLYPSVGFIVMMGRLFNALAYIIGVYLLIKYFKYGKKALFFLSLLPIMVQQAASLSYDVMSYLEIMLAVGFLTNIAYHKKFTNRNVLELLVISIGLFVTKPNNVLLLGLLPFVHFEFEGFLAVLNKPFVATKAFVARYRIIFYILGFAAFFLALHLAFRNQGGLLHYGQVLLNTLFKQSVNGDLNTILTIGMFGFLGNFTIQLPLWLIFIDVAVLALIFLQSQKDFMTMGYTVMSRYLFLVQVIAVVSIMYLQWTPIVLGKGAMISVGAQGRYFTPFLILLLPTVANLGTLDIKDRVVNQMMVGTLVANFLVSLYLMVPFYWNVLG; this is encoded by the coding sequence TTGAAAAGAAATAAAGAAGTAAAAGTTGAGAATATTTTCTTGCTGCTGGCAAGTATCTTTGTCTTGACTTTTATGATTGCACAGCCGATTAATCGAGTGCCTGATGAGACCAATCACGCTCGTATGACATGGGAAATCTTCCATAAACCTACCAGCCGAACATATAAATGGATGGACAAAATCCCATCCACTCCGAATGTTTCGCCGGCAGAGTACAAGCAGCTGTTCTCAGAGAAGATAGATCTGGCGCAAGAAGAGTTTACCTTTGGCTTTAATCTCAAGGCTATCTCTTTTCTGCCTCAGCTACTAGGTATGACCTTGGGAAGCATGCTTTATCCGTCAGTAGGCTTCATCGTGATGATGGGGAGGCTCTTTAATGCTTTGGCATATATCATCGGGGTTTATCTGCTGATTAAATACTTCAAATATGGCAAAAAAGCTCTGTTTTTCCTATCTCTTTTGCCTATTATGGTCCAGCAGGCTGCTTCTCTCTCTTACGATGTGATGAGCTATCTGGAGATTATGTTGGCGGTTGGCTTTTTGACCAATATTGCCTACCATAAGAAATTCACTAATAGAAATGTACTGGAGCTTTTGGTGATTTCTATAGGCCTCTTTGTCACCAAACCGAATAATGTCCTTTTATTAGGCTTGCTACCTTTTGTTCATTTTGAGTTTGAAGGATTCCTTGCGGTTCTGAACAAGCCTTTTGTTGCAACCAAAGCTTTTGTAGCTCGTTATCGCATTATCTTTTATATACTTGGCTTTGCAGCTTTCTTTCTTGCCCTGCATTTGGCATTTCGCAATCAGGGAGGGCTCTTGCACTATGGTCAAGTCTTGCTGAATACGCTCTTTAAGCAAAGTGTTAATGGCGACTTGAATACGATTTTGACAATCGGTATGTTTGGCTTTTTGGGGAATTTTACTATCCAGCTGCCGCTTTGGTTGATTTTTATCGATGTGGCAGTTTTGGCGCTTATCTTTTTGCAGTCGCAGAAAGATTTTATGACCATGGGCTACACAGTCATGTCGCGTTATCTGTTTCTGGTTCAAGTGATTGCTGTTGTGTCAATTATGTATCTGCAGTGGACACCCATTGTCCTCGGTAAAGGTGCCATGATATCAGTTGGTGCTCAGGGACGTTATTTTACACCCTTCTTGATCTTACTGCTACCAACTGTTGCTAATCTAGGAACCTTGGATATTAAAGACAGAGTGGTGAATCAAATGATGGTTGGGACTCTGGTAGCTAACTTCTTGGTTTCCCTCTACTTGATGGTGCCCTTTTATTGGAATGTACTAGGATAA
- a CDS encoding glycosyltransferase family 2 protein, with the protein MKVTILLSTYNGEQFLSEQIKSIQEQTYRDWQLLIRDDGSTDGTRAVIEDFCRKDDRIAFINRENPQNLGVIQSFHSLLQYQDSDFYLFSDQDDVWLPDKIAMQLAEADKYDSSQPLLVYTDLKVVDQELQVVHESMIRTQSDHANTELVQELTENTVTGGVSMINRALAQLWTGKEEHELLMHDWYLGLLAAAFGTLVYIDKPGELYRQHSNNVLGARTLRKRVKNWVRPHVLFAKYWKLIKDSQTQARNLLVLPLTAENRELIENFVTIMEAPFKERWRRIRQYGYRKNRAFHTLVFTSLILTKFAYKE; encoded by the coding sequence ATGAAAGTGACCATTCTTCTGTCCACCTATAATGGGGAGCAGTTTCTGTCCGAGCAGATTAAGAGTATCCAAGAGCAGACATACAGGGATTGGCAGCTGCTGATTCGTGATGATGGCTCTACAGATGGGACGCGGGCAGTCATCGAGGACTTTTGCCGCAAGGATGACCGCATTGCCTTTATCAATCGGGAAAATCCACAAAATCTAGGTGTCATTCAAAGTTTTCATAGCCTGCTTCAGTACCAAGATTCGGATTTCTATCTCTTTAGCGACCAAGATGACGTTTGGCTGCCAGACAAGATTGCCATGCAATTGGCTGAGGCAGACAAATATGATAGCAGTCAGCCCTTACTGGTTTATACTGACTTGAAGGTCGTGGATCAAGAGCTACAGGTTGTTCATGAAAGTATGATTCGCACTCAGTCAGATCACGCTAATACAGAACTAGTCCAAGAGTTGACGGAGAATACAGTGACGGGTGGTGTTTCTATGATAAATCGCGCCTTGGCTCAACTTTGGACTGGGAAGGAAGAGCATGAACTGCTCATGCACGACTGGTATCTGGGCTTGCTGGCTGCGGCTTTTGGAACGTTGGTCTATATTGACAAGCCGGGTGAGCTCTATCGGCAGCATTCGAATAATGTGTTGGGAGCTCGAACGCTCAGAAAACGCGTAAAAAACTGGGTGCGTCCCCATGTTCTTTTTGCTAAATATTGGAAATTGATAAAAGACAGTCAGACTCAGGCTAGAAATTTGCTGGTCCTGCCGCTGACTGCTGAAAATAGAGAGTTAATTGAGAACTTTGTGACCATTATGGAGGCGCCTTTTAAGGAGCGCTGGCGCAGGATTCGCCAGTATGGCTACCGTAAAAACCGTGCTTTTCATACCCTTGTTTTTACGAGCCTCATTCTCACAAAGTTTGCTTATAAGGAGTAA
- a CDS encoding glycosyltransferase family 2 protein, whose protein sequence is MKNNHTWVICAYGESEFLEACILSLQAQTLSSKIICYSSTPLDSIKQLCQKYGIPFYTKEGGGIGKDWNNALSFVETSYATIAHQDDYYEPTYLEAVMQKIEQSKDILIAYTDYFEEKNGVKIPANTNLKIKTLMLKTLNLMPASRFWRNRILAFGNPISCPAVTYNLEALRDFRFDEEMRVSLDWYAWYKISAYKGRFAYISEKLMCHRIHGESETTKTISDNTRTKEDLFMYQLFWPKWVANLINKAYMKSQDANSN, encoded by the coding sequence ATGAAAAATAACCATACCTGGGTGATTTGCGCCTATGGCGAAAGTGAATTTTTAGAAGCTTGTATCCTGTCTCTGCAAGCCCAAACCTTGTCATCAAAGATTATCTGCTATAGCTCAACACCGTTGGATTCAATCAAGCAGCTGTGCCAGAAGTACGGTATTCCTTTTTACACGAAAGAAGGAGGCGGTATCGGTAAGGACTGGAACAATGCCCTTTCCTTTGTTGAGACTTCTTATGCTACCATTGCTCATCAAGATGACTACTATGAGCCAACTTATCTAGAAGCAGTGATGCAGAAGATAGAGCAGTCTAAGGACATTCTCATTGCCTATACAGACTATTTTGAAGAGAAAAATGGAGTTAAAATTCCGGCTAATACCAATCTGAAAATCAAGACTCTCATGCTTAAAACCTTGAATCTGATGCCGGCTAGCCGTTTTTGGAGAAATCGGATCTTAGCTTTTGGCAATCCCATTTCCTGTCCGGCGGTGACTTACAACTTAGAGGCATTAAGGGATTTTCGATTTGATGAGGAAATGCGCGTGAGTCTGGATTGGTATGCTTGGTACAAGATTAGCGCCTATAAGGGTCGCTTTGCTTATATTTCTGAGAAGCTTATGTGCCACCGGATTCATGGAGAGTCTGAAACAACCAAGACCATTTCAGATAACACTCGGACTAAAGAAGATTTGTTCATGTATCAGCTTTTCTGGCCAAAGTGGGTGGCAAATCTGATAAATAAAGCATACATGAAGAGTCAAGATGCTAACTCAAACTAA
- the cps2T gene encoding beta 1-4 rhamnosyltransferase Cps2T, which produces MKHVFIIGSRGLPAKYGGFETFVEKLTEHQISSQIQYHVACLSDDEAFHHFDYKGVDCFTVKPPKLGPARVIAYDMMAVSYALKFAKKERIEQPIFYILGNTIGAFIFPFARRIHQAGGKFFINPDGLEWKRAKWSKPVQAYLKYSEKVMTKHADLVIADNQGIESYIQKAYPWSTTTCIAYGTDLYLSNLTENEGKVRVFFEKWTSKEKDYYLIVGRFVPENNYETIIQEFMKSKTQRDLLIICNHEGNPYFEELKQKTGFDRDSRIKFVGTVYDQNLLKYIRNHAFAYIHGHEVGGTNPGLLEALAQTDANLVLNVDFNRKVAKETALYWKKEPGQLAQLIDRVDAQTDFTELGQAAKENMKENYTWEKIVGEYEDLFLS; this is translated from the coding sequence ATGAAACATGTCTTCATCATTGGGAGTCGGGGACTTCCTGCCAAATATGGAGGATTTGAAACCTTTGTCGAAAAATTGACAGAGCATCAAATCTCTTCTCAAATCCAGTATCATGTGGCTTGCTTATCAGATGATGAAGCTTTTCATCATTTTGACTACAAGGGAGTTGACTGTTTTACAGTCAAGCCACCTAAGCTTGGCCCAGCCCGCGTAATTGCCTATGATATGATGGCTGTCTCCTATGCCCTCAAGTTTGCTAAAAAAGAGCGGATTGAACAGCCTATTTTCTATATTCTTGGAAATACGATTGGTGCTTTTATCTTTCCCTTTGCTCGTCGTATCCATCAGGCAGGCGGTAAATTCTTTATCAATCCTGACGGGTTGGAGTGGAAGCGGGCCAAATGGTCTAAGCCAGTTCAAGCCTATCTCAAGTATTCTGAAAAGGTCATGACTAAGCATGCAGACTTGGTTATTGCGGATAATCAAGGCATCGAAAGCTATATTCAAAAAGCTTATCCTTGGTCTACAACGACCTGTATAGCTTATGGAACCGACCTTTATCTGTCCAATCTGACGGAAAACGAAGGCAAGGTCAGGGTCTTCTTTGAAAAGTGGACCAGTAAGGAAAAAGACTATTACCTGATTGTCGGACGCTTTGTTCCGGAAAACAACTATGAAACCATCATTCAAGAATTCATGAAATCCAAGACCCAACGTGATTTGCTGATTATCTGCAATCATGAGGGCAATCCCTATTTTGAAGAGCTCAAGCAGAAAACAGGCTTTGACCGTGATTCTCGCATTAAGTTTGTCGGGACGGTTTATGATCAGAATCTGCTCAAATATATCCGTAATCATGCTTTTGCGTACATACATGGCCACGAGGTTGGTGGGACCAATCCGGGACTCTTGGAAGCACTGGCTCAGACAGATGCCAATTTGGTGCTGAATGTGGACTTTAACCGTAAGGTAGCAAAAGAAACGGCTCTCTACTGGAAAAAAGAACCCGGCCAGCTGGCCCAGCTGATTGATCGAGTAGATGCTCAAACAGATTTTACGGAGCTAGGTCAAGCCGCCAAAGAAAATATGAAAGAAAACTACACCTGGGAAAAAATTGTGGGTGAATACGAGGATTTATTTTTATCATGA